A single region of the Opitutus sp. genome encodes:
- the accB gene encoding acetyl-CoA carboxylase biotin carboxyl carrier protein translates to MDLKQIKQIIDLMTRSELTEFAVEEEGFKLKIRRGANGLPVVSSSRVAEAPAAQVAYAAPAPAPAAAPAPAAAPAAASDDASIIYIKSPMVGTFYRSGSPESKPYAENSTKVVENSVVCIIEAMKIMNEIQSEVKGVVVEVLVENGQPVEYGQKLFKVKNA, encoded by the coding sequence TTGGACCTTAAACAGATCAAACAAATCATCGACCTCATGACGCGCTCCGAACTGACCGAATTCGCGGTCGAGGAAGAGGGCTTTAAGTTGAAGATCCGTCGGGGTGCCAATGGCCTTCCGGTGGTCAGCAGCAGCCGTGTAGCTGAAGCTCCGGCCGCTCAAGTGGCTTACGCCGCTCCCGCACCTGCACCCGCCGCCGCTCCGGCCCCTGCCGCCGCGCCGGCCGCCGCTTCGGATGACGCCAGCATCATTTACATTAAGTCGCCGATGGTCGGCACGTTCTACCGCTCCGGCTCGCCCGAGAGTAAGCCCTACGCGGAAAACAGCACCAAGGTCGTCGAGAACTCGGTGGTGTGCATCATCGAAGCGATGAAGATCATGAACGAGATCCAGTCCGAGGTGAAGGGCGTTGTCGTCGAGGTCCTCGTCGAAAACGGCCAGCCCGTCGAATACGGCCAGAAGCTCTTTAAGGTTAAGAACGCCTGA
- a CDS encoding 50S ribosomal protein L11 methyltransferase, which yields MSLFEIKAEISPQAVDAIDEVFQELGVEGWSLLQDVIVQRAWIVGIFADSVVGRAQWAELVPLVAGFGALAEPEFRELADQDWRDSYKAHFKASQFGRLHWVPVWERATFQPAAGEVVIWLDPGLAFGTGNHETTRLCCERLVVLADQAGARVGELRVIDAGCGSGILALSAAKLGFGRIVGFDNDAEAVRVSEENAAMNELTGAVDFFTGDLVSGLAGGRQAEVVLANIQADVLMRFANELVGAVAPGGTLVLSGILAIELEKVRAVFAQTVPAWKIASRVMGEWSDLALTRVG from the coding sequence ATGAGTCTGTTTGAGATTAAAGCCGAGATTTCCCCCCAAGCGGTCGATGCCATCGACGAGGTGTTTCAGGAGCTTGGGGTCGAGGGCTGGAGCCTGCTGCAAGACGTGATCGTCCAGAGGGCCTGGATCGTGGGCATTTTTGCCGACTCCGTCGTGGGTCGGGCACAGTGGGCGGAGTTGGTGCCGCTCGTCGCAGGCTTTGGCGCGCTGGCGGAGCCCGAATTCCGCGAGTTGGCCGATCAGGACTGGCGCGATAGTTACAAGGCGCACTTTAAGGCGTCCCAGTTTGGCCGCCTGCATTGGGTTCCGGTCTGGGAGCGGGCCACGTTTCAACCGGCAGCAGGTGAGGTGGTTATCTGGCTGGATCCGGGCTTGGCCTTCGGCACGGGTAACCACGAGACGACCCGGTTGTGCTGCGAGCGATTGGTCGTTTTGGCCGATCAGGCCGGCGCGCGTGTGGGTGAGTTGCGGGTCATTGATGCGGGCTGCGGCTCGGGGATTCTCGCCCTGTCGGCCGCCAAGCTCGGATTTGGCCGGATCGTGGGTTTTGACAACGACGCCGAGGCAGTCCGGGTGAGCGAGGAGAATGCCGCCATGAACGAACTGACCGGCGCGGTGGACTTCTTTACCGGCGACTTGGTCAGCGGCTTGGCCGGCGGGCGCCAAGCCGAAGTGGTTTTGGCGAACATTCAGGCCGACGTGCTCATGCGCTTTGCCAACGAGTTGGTCGGCGCCGTGGCCCCCGGCGGGACCTTGGTCTTGAGCGGAATTTTGGCCATCGAATTGGAGAAGGTTCGGGCAGTGTTTGCGCAGACGGTGCCGGCTTGGAAAATCGCCAGCCGCGTGATGGGCGAGTGGAGCGATTTGGCGCTCACCCGAGTCGGCTAA